In Zingiber officinale cultivar Zhangliang chromosome 8B, Zo_v1.1, whole genome shotgun sequence, a single genomic region encodes these proteins:
- the LOC122013567 gene encoding uncharacterized protein ycf23-like, translating into MMILFLQICVSSVDPLAFPSAVEAGAQMVEIGNYDSFYEMGIQFSPEQILKLTRETRRILPSITLSVTVPHMLSLPDQVKLAELLEQEGADIIQTEGGKYSSPSKPGVLGLIEKATPTLAAAYSISRAVQIPVMCSSGLSAVTAPMALTAGAAGVVCK; encoded by the exons ATGATGATCTTGTTCTTGCAGATTTGTGTTTCCTCTGTGGACCCTTTGGCATTTCCttctgcagtggaagcaggtgcCCAAATG GTGGAAATTGGAAATTATGATTCTTTCTACGAGATGGGAATTCAGTTTTCCCCTGAACAG ATTCTAAAGCTCACTAGAGAAACTAGAAGGATTCTTCCATCCATTACACTGTCTGTAACCGTGCCACACATGCTTAGTCTCCCTGATCAG GTGAAGCTAGCAGAGTTGCTGGAACAGGAAGGTGCTGATATAATCCAAACTGAAGGAGGGAAATACTCAAGTCCATCAAAACCTGGTGTCCTTGGTTTGATCGAGAAG GCCACACCAACGCTAGCAGCTGCATACTCCATTTCCCGAGCAGTTCAGATTCCAGTTATGTGCTCATCTGGATTAAGCGCTGTCACTGCACCTATGGCTTTAACAGCAGGAGCAGCTGGTGTGGTATGC aagtag